The window GCCCTGCATGATGAATTCCTTGAAGCCCTTCATGGCTTCTCCTTAGGTGGGAAAGGGATGGGTCTGAGAAGGCGCACCCCGGCGCCCGAACGGGACCTTATCCGACTATCGACAATATGGACCACCCTTCGCGTGTGGCATGCGCTACCTCCACCGCATCAGCACGGTCCACGGTGACCAGCACCACCAGATCCGGCGCGGTCCCACCGAGACCCGGCACAGCGCCGGTGGTGTCCCCCGCCACCTCCACCACGGTGGCGGGAGTGCGACCGGGCCTGGTGGGATCGGACGTGGAGTGGTGGATCTCCAGCTCGGTCCCCGGGTGCAGCCGGTCCCGCAGTTGGGCAGGTGCGGAGACCACCAGGAGGGAACTGCCCGGGGCCAGCTCTGCCTCGGTGTCCGAGGTGAGCAGACCGGGCAGGAGCGGGGTCCCCTCCGTCAGCGGCACTGCGGCGGTCCGGCCCACGGCCTCATCCGCTGAGGTGGCCGCCCCCGCGGGGACGAGCTCGGCTGCCACCTCCACAGTGCTCACGTGCTCCTCGGTGATCACCGTCCCGGCCGGTACGGCCCTGCTCGTCACCACCACGGTGGTGCCGCGATGCCCGGCAGGCAGCATCGACGGCAGGACGGCCACCGCCACCATGGCGATCAGCAGCGCCGTCAGGGTGCGGCGCCGGCGGCGCAGGGCGCGGCGGTAGGCGGGCAACTGGGAGCGGATCCGGGTGAGCATGCCGGGAACGCTACGGATGCACGCACCCGGTCATCCTCATCGCGCGGGCGACGGTGGATGACCGGGCTGTGGGGAGGAACCTCGTTCAGGCAGAGGAGCCTGACCGGCGGGAGCGGCACCTCAGGACGAGGCGGCGTCCTTGCTCGATGACGACGCGGCCGAGCCGGAAGAGCTGCTCGCTGCGGCCGAGGACGTCCCGCCGTCACCGGAGGAGCCTTCCGAGGACGTGCTGGCGGACGTGGAGGAGGAGTCGGATCCCCCGGCGGAGGAGGCGGAGGCCGCATCGGCCGCGTGGCTGCGGGCGCCGCCCTTGCCGGAGCTCTGGGAGTCGGTGGAGTAGAAGCCCGGGCCCTTGAACACGATGCCCACGCTGTCGAACACCTTGCGCAGGGCGTCCTGCGCGCACTCGGGGCAGGTCACCAGGGAGTCCTCGGTGAAGCTCTGGTACTGCTCGAAGCGATGGTCGCAGTTCTTGCAGGCGTACACGTAAGTGGGCACGGTGAGTCCTTCGTGGTGCCCCGGGAGCGAGGTCCCGGGAGGGAGCAGGGGTGGGGCCACTCGGTGGTGACCGTCGATGATTCTACGACCGTCCGATGCCACGCAGAGCAGGCTGGTCAAGGATCACGTGCAGTCCCTCGGCCGTGAGCACCGCATCGATCGGCACGTCGTGCGCCTCGCGCGGGAGCGTGCCGGGCTCCAGCAGTTCGGAGGGATGGATCACCGCCACCACTGGGGTGCCGGCAGGGCGGTGGGGGAGCGCGCGGTCGTAGTAGCCTGCGCCGTGACCGATGCGGGTGCCGGTGCGGTCCACCGCCACGGCCGGGGCCAGCACCAGCACGGCCTGCTCCAGCGCGTGCGGGCCCAGTCGTTCTCCTTCCGGTTCCCGCCCGAACCCCTTGCCCGGGGAGGGGAGGAACGCGGAGTGTCCGTCCCAGGTGATCCACTCCAGCTCGTGGCCGGCGGCGGCGGGGAACACCACCTCGGCGCCGCGCGCCGCCAGTTCTGCCGCCAGCGGCATCACATCGGCCTCCGTGGGCGTGGGGTGGTAGGCGGCCACGCGTGCGGCACCCGTCGATGCAAGGGCATCGGCCACCAGCTCGAGCAGCGGTGCGGCGTGGTGCACCAGGGCCTCGCCCTCGGCGGCGCGACGTCGGGCCCCCGCCTCGTCGCCGTAGAGACATCGTCGCTCGGCTCGGAGCCTTCCGCGCAGCTCTCGTTTCAGCTGGGCGGTCTGCGCGGGATCGACGTCGTCCATCGGCCCAGCGTGCCACAGCGTCCGTGAGCTGCGCGGGCCTCGGCCTACGATTGCCCGATGGTGCACACGTGGCCGGTGACGCTGCGCGACCGTGAGCTGGTGCTGCGGCCGCTGCAGCGCCGCGACCGATCTGCCTTCGAGTCCCTGCGCCGCCGCAACGATGCCTGGCTGCGCCCCTGGGACGCCACCGATCCGGAGAACGGCCGGGTGCGCCCCCCGTTCGCCACCCTGCGCCGCTGGAGCGAGCGGCAGGCGAAGGAGGGCACCTCGCTGCCGCTGGCGATCGTGGTGGAAGGCAGGCTGGGCGGGCAGATCACTGCCTCCCCGATCCTGTACGGGCCGCAGCGCAGCGCCGTGCTGGGCTACTGGATCGATCAGCGCCTGGCCGGGCGCGGCATCGTGCCCAGGGCCGCCGCCCTGATGATCGACCACCTCTTCGCCGAGATGGGGCTGCACCGGGTGGAGGTGACGGTCAGGCCGGAGAACACCGCGAGCATCCGCGTGGTGCAGAAGCTGGGCCTGCGCCCGGAGGGCCTCCGGCGCTCCGCGATCCACGTGGACGGTGCGTGGCAGGATCACCTGGTGTTCGCCCTCACCGTAGAGGAGGTCGTGGCCGGTCACCCCGGTCACCCCGGTCGCTCCGGCAGGGGAGTCCTTGACCGACTGTTGACACAAAACTCTCCCGACACGCGCCCCGCCTGACCTGCTGAATCACACAGGTGTCATTACGCTGGGGGAGTGGAATCGATCAATCCCGGGGCACTCCTGTTCGCCCTGCTGCTGGTGCTGTGGGTGGCCTACGCCATCCCCCAGCTCGCACAGCGACGCGACGTGATGGGACGTGCCCGCGCCGCCGAGCGCACCGAGGTGTCGCCCACCGCGAGGGATCTCTCCGCCGCGATCCGATCCCGTCGTCCTTCCCGAGAGGTGACCTCCCCCATGGCCGAGGACCGTCTGCTGCTGCGCCCTGCCGACCCGACCCGCCGCCCCCGCTTCGACGCCGCCCCCGGTGAGCGCATCGACCACCTCGAGGAGCACGCCCGCCACCGGCGCCTGCTGGCCGTGGTGCTCGTCCTGCTGGTGCTCGCCACCGCCGCGGTCACCGGCCTGGCCGTGACCGGCACCCTGGCCGCCTGGAGCCCCGCCATCCCTGCCGCGGCCCTCGCGCTGTACCTGCTGGGCCTGCGCCGTGCCGAGCTCGAGCGCCGCCGCCGCGCCCGTCGTGCCACCGCGATCGCGAAGCAGGAGGCCGCGACGCAGGTGGAGGCCACCCGCCCCGCTGTCGAGGCCCCCTCCGCGAAGCCGCTGGTCGCCTCGCGCCTGCCGGAGCGAGACTCCCTCGAGGAGACCACCGAGCGCGCCGCCCGCCAGGTCGCCGCTCCCGGTGAGTGGACCCCGCGTCCCGTGCCGCGCCCCACCTACGCGATGAGCGGGGAGGTGGAGGACCTCGCCACCCGCCACGCCGCCCACCGTGAATCCGTGCGCGCCACCACCGTGCCGCTGGAGCGGTCGGACGTCGAGGTGCTCGAGGCCGCCGACGAGCAGGCGATCCCTGCTGTGGACCTCCACCTGGACGAGATCCTCGCCCGTCGGAGGGCCTGATGCCCACCGGCGCAGCCACCGGGCGCGTCACCGTCATCGAGCGCGCCCTGGAGCGCGCCGGCATCGCCCAGCGCCCCGTGGCGGTGCTGGACCTGGACGCCTTCGACGCCAACGCCGCCGACCTCACCAGCCGGGCCCACGGGATGCCGATCCGCGTGGCCTCCAAGTCGCTGCGGGTGCGTGCCCTCATCGAGCGGGCGCTGGGGCAGCCCGGGTTCGCCGGGGTGCTCGCCTACACCCTGCCGGAGGCGCTGTGGCTGGCCTCCCACGGCATCGACGACATCGTCGTCGCCTACCCCACGGCAGACGCGCAAGCCATCGCAGCGCTCGCCGCCGATGACCACGCCCGCTCCGCCATCACCCTGATGGTCGACGAGACCGCCCATCTGGACCTGATCCTCACTGCGGCCCGCGGTGCGGCAGGCCCCGCCCGGTCGATCAGGGTGGCGATCGAACTGGACGTCTCCTATGCTCCGCTGCCCGGGGTGCGCTTCGGTGCCCACCGCTCCCCGCTGCGCACCACCGGCCAGGTGCTGGAGCTGGTGCGCCAGATCCAGGCCAGGCCGGGCCTGCGCCTGGTGGGAATGATGGCCTACGAAGGCCAGATCGCCGGGGTAGGGGACGCGGCCCGCACCCCGTACGGCAGCGCCGTGCGCGCCATGAAGTCGCTCTCCACCGCCGAGATCGCCCAACGCCGCAGCGACTGCGTGGCCGCCGTGCGGGAGGTGACGCAGTTGGAGTTCGTCAACGGCGGCGGCACCGGCTCCATCGAGTCCACCGGCAATGAGGACGCCGTCACCGAGATCGCCGCCGGCTCCGGACTGATCGGACCGGGCCTGTTCGACCACTACCGGGCCTTCCGGCCCGAACCGGCCCTGCTGCTGGGAGCACAGGTGGTGCGTCGGCCCGCCCAGGGCATCGCCACGTTGATGGGCGGCGGCTGGATCGCCAGCGGCGTGGGCGGCCCGGACCGCCTGCCCACCATCCACCATCCCCGCGGGCTCGCCTTCGCGCCACAGGAAGGGGCGGGGGAGGTGCAGACCCCGGTGATCGGGCCTGCCGCAGAACAGCTGCGGGTGGGTGGCACGGTGTGGCTGCGCCATGCCAAGGCCGGTGAACCGGCCGAGCACGCCCTGCACTACCAGCTCGTCGCCGGGGAGACTGTAGTGGGCAGCACCCCCACGTACCGCGGTGAGGGCAAGCTGTTCCTGTGATCGAATCCGGAGCGGGCGATGGCGCCCCTCCCCGGACAGAAGGAGCCCGCCGGTGACCATCACCGTCCTGCCGCAGCGCAACTGGAGCGGCTCCGCCCGCTGGACCCCCCGCGAGATCCTCGCCCCCACCAGTGAGCAGGAAGTGCTGGCCGCCATCGACACCGCCCGCGCCGCCGGAACCGGCCTGCGGGTGATCGGCGGCGGCCACTCCTTTTCCCCACTGGTCGCCACCGACGGCATGCAGCTCACCCTGGACGGCTACCAAGGCCTGGTCCACGCCGATCCCACCACGGGCCTGGTGACCCTGCGCGGCGGCACCCGGCTGTGGGAGATCGGTGATCTGCTGGCCCCGCACGGCCTGGCGCTCGCCGTGATGGGCGACATCGACCGACAGTCCATCGCCGGGGCCATCCAGACCGGCACCCACGGCACCGGCGCCCGCTTCACCGGCTTCGCCGGCACCGTGCGGGCCCTCCGCATTGCCCTCATGGACGGCTCCGTGGTGGAGACCTCCCCGGGCCGCGACCCTGACCTGTTCCACGCCGCCCGTCTGGGACTCGGCGCGATCGGCGTGATACTCGAGGTCACCCTGCAGTGCGTGCCCGCCTACCGGCTGCAGCTGCGCGAGAGCACCGAGCCGCTCGAGGATACGGCAGGCTCGTTCCTGGGCGACAGTGGGATCGCCGACCACCACGAGTTCTTCTGGTTCCCCCGCACCCGCCGCGCCACCGTGCGCACCACCCGTCGGCTGCCCGCCGATGCACCGCGCGAGCGCGCCCACCCGGTCGTGGAGACCCTGCAGCGCGAGGTGCTCGGCAACGGTGCCTGGGAGGTGCTGTGCCGGGCCGCCGCCCTGGTGCCACCGCTGTCGCGGCCCGTGGCGGAGGTGGGATCACGTTTCTTTGCCGGCTCCGGGATGACCGACGACGCCTCCGCGGTGTACGCCGCGCCGCGCCGGGTGAGGTTCCATGAATCGGAATGGGCGATCCCCGCCCACCGCTTCCCCGAGGCCTTCGCCGCCCTGCGCCGCCGCTTCGAGGACGAGGACGTGGCTGTCACCTTCCCGCTGGAGATCCGGAGGGTGGCGGCCGATGACGTGTGGATGTCCACCGCGTATGAGCGCGACAGCGTGTACATCGCCGCCCACCGCTACCGCGCGGAGGACGCGATCCCGTACCTGCTGATGGTGCAGCGCACCCTGGAGCCCTTCGCCGCCCGGCCCCACTGGGGCAAGCAGCACTGGCTGGGCGCCCGGGAGCTGCGACGGCTCTACCCCCGCTTCGAGGACTTCTGCCGGGTGCGCGAAGCGGCGGACCCCGATGGCATGCTGCTCACCCCGTACCTGCGCCACCTGCTGGGCGTTCCTGCCTGACAGCAGCGATCCGGCCTACCCTGGGAGGTGATGAACACCTCTGCGCCTTCTGCCCCCGCCCCTGTTCCCACTCCCAGCGAGCTGCTGGAGATCGCCGTGGGCGCCGCAGCGCTTGCCGCGGACCACATCCGCTCACTGGACCGTGACTCCCTGGCCCGCGAGTACAAGACCTCCAGCAAGGACATCGTCACCGAGCACGACCGTGCCTGCGAGGAGATGATCGTCGCTGAGCTGCGCCGCAGGTTGCCCACCTGTCGAATCGTGGGGGAGGAGGGCGGTGAGCGTCCGGCGGAGGGCACGAGCTCGACGGCCGATGCACCTGCCGGGGCTACCAGATCCCCCTCCCATGAGGGCCCAGTGGTCTCCTTCTTCGTGGACCCGATCGACGGCACCAGCAACTTCGCCGCCGGCTTGCCGCTGTTCTGCGTGTCCATCGGCGTGGCAATGGATGACGAGCTGGTGGCCGGCGTGATCGACGCCCCGGTGCTGGGCACCGTGTTCACCGCTGCCGACGGTCCCGCCATGATCAACGGTGTGCCCATCACCCCGCGGCCCACCAAGCCCGCGAAGGACGCGATGGTGCTCTCCGGCTTCCTGGGCCCGCGCATCTCCGGCCAGTTCCCCGAGTATGCCGCCCGCGCCGGCAATGAGATCAACGCCGCGTACTCCGCGGTGCGCAGCCTCGGCACCGCCGCTCTGGAACTCGCGTACGTCGCCGCCGGATGGGCCGACGCCACCGCCTTCGCCACCCTCAATGCCTGGGACGTGGCCGCCGGGTTCCACATCGTGAAGCAGGCAGGCGGCTCCCTGCGCACCTGGCCTGGCACAGCAGTTGCCGCCGACGCCCCCGCGCACCTGCAGCCCGCGTGCGTGGCCTGCGCGGGCCCGGAGCGGCTGGAGCTGCTGGACCGCCTCCAGGACGAGCTGCAGCAGTTGCGCGACGCGCAGAAGTGATGGCTGTGTGACCCTCGCCGAACCCGCCGGGCGGCGTGCTGACGAGGTGGCCTGCGGTGCTACCCTTGTGGGGTTGCCGCGAGGCACGGGGCTATAGCTCAGTTGGTAGAGCGTTTCGTTCGCAATGAAAAGGTCAGGGGTTCGATTCCCCTTAGCTCCACCGAGGAAGTTCCGAAAGGGCCTCTGACCAGGTATTACACCTAGGTCAGAGGCCATTTCCCTTTGCACTGAGTTCTGCGGAATCACTCAGTTTGTCACTCAGTTGTTCGGGTTCTGTAGGGTTCGCTCCGTCGATCTGAGGCTCGGATCACATATGGCCCTTCACGAGGTGGTCGATTCGAGGCGCTCGGAGGGTGTGACCCTGATCACCTGCGATGAGGTCGTCG is drawn from Brachybacterium muris and contains these coding sequences:
- a CDS encoding SAF domain-containing protein, coding for MLTRIRSQLPAYRRALRRRRRTLTALLIAMVAVAVLPSMLPAGHRGTTVVVTSRAVPAGTVITEEHVSTVEVAAELVPAGAATSADEAVGRTAAVPLTEGTPLLPGLLTSDTEAELAPGSSLLVVSAPAQLRDRLHPGTELEIHHSTSDPTRPGRTPATVVEVAGDTTGAVPGLGGTAPDLVVLVTVDRADAVEVAHATREGWSILSIVG
- a CDS encoding FmdB family zinc ribbon protein, producing MPTYVYACKNCDHRFEQYQSFTEDSLVTCPECAQDALRKVFDSVGIVFKGPGFYSTDSQSSGKGGARSHAADAASASSAGGSDSSSTSASTSSEGSSGDGGTSSAAASSSSGSAASSSSKDAASS
- a CDS encoding 5-formyltetrahydrofolate cyclo-ligase, translating into MDDVDPAQTAQLKRELRGRLRAERRCLYGDEAGARRRAAEGEALVHHAAPLLELVADALASTGAARVAAYHPTPTEADVMPLAAELAARGAEVVFPAAAGHELEWITWDGHSAFLPSPGKGFGREPEGERLGPHALEQAVLVLAPAVAVDRTGTRIGHGAGYYDRALPHRPAGTPVVAVIHPSELLEPGTLPREAHDVPIDAVLTAEGLHVILDQPALRGIGRS
- a CDS encoding GNAT family N-acetyltransferase; protein product: MVHTWPVTLRDRELVLRPLQRRDRSAFESLRRRNDAWLRPWDATDPENGRVRPPFATLRRWSERQAKEGTSLPLAIVVEGRLGGQITASPILYGPQRSAVLGYWIDQRLAGRGIVPRAAALMIDHLFAEMGLHRVEVTVRPENTASIRVVQKLGLRPEGLRRSAIHVDGAWQDHLVFALTVEEVVAGHPGHPGRSGRGVLDRLLTQNSPDTRPA
- a CDS encoding alanine racemase, which gives rise to MPTGAATGRVTVIERALERAGIAQRPVAVLDLDAFDANAADLTSRAHGMPIRVASKSLRVRALIERALGQPGFAGVLAYTLPEALWLASHGIDDIVVAYPTADAQAIAALAADDHARSAITLMVDETAHLDLILTAARGAAGPARSIRVAIELDVSYAPLPGVRFGAHRSPLRTTGQVLELVRQIQARPGLRLVGMMAYEGQIAGVGDAARTPYGSAVRAMKSLSTAEIAQRRSDCVAAVREVTQLEFVNGGGTGSIESTGNEDAVTEIAAGSGLIGPGLFDHYRAFRPEPALLLGAQVVRRPAQGIATLMGGGWIASGVGGPDRLPTIHHPRGLAFAPQEGAGEVQTPVIGPAAEQLRVGGTVWLRHAKAGEPAEHALHYQLVAGETVVGSTPTYRGEGKLFL
- a CDS encoding D-arabinono-1,4-lactone oxidase, translated to MTITVLPQRNWSGSARWTPREILAPTSEQEVLAAIDTARAAGTGLRVIGGGHSFSPLVATDGMQLTLDGYQGLVHADPTTGLVTLRGGTRLWEIGDLLAPHGLALAVMGDIDRQSIAGAIQTGTHGTGARFTGFAGTVRALRIALMDGSVVETSPGRDPDLFHAARLGLGAIGVILEVTLQCVPAYRLQLRESTEPLEDTAGSFLGDSGIADHHEFFWFPRTRRATVRTTRRLPADAPRERAHPVVETLQREVLGNGAWEVLCRAAALVPPLSRPVAEVGSRFFAGSGMTDDASAVYAAPRRVRFHESEWAIPAHRFPEAFAALRRRFEDEDVAVTFPLEIRRVAADDVWMSTAYERDSVYIAAHRYRAEDAIPYLLMVQRTLEPFAARPHWGKQHWLGARELRRLYPRFEDFCRVREAADPDGMLLTPYLRHLLGVPA
- a CDS encoding inositol monophosphatase family protein encodes the protein MNTSAPSAPAPVPTPSELLEIAVGAAALAADHIRSLDRDSLAREYKTSSKDIVTEHDRACEEMIVAELRRRLPTCRIVGEEGGERPAEGTSSTADAPAGATRSPSHEGPVVSFFVDPIDGTSNFAAGLPLFCVSIGVAMDDELVAGVIDAPVLGTVFTAADGPAMINGVPITPRPTKPAKDAMVLSGFLGPRISGQFPEYAARAGNEINAAYSAVRSLGTAALELAYVAAGWADATAFATLNAWDVAAGFHIVKQAGGSLRTWPGTAVAADAPAHLQPACVACAGPERLELLDRLQDELQQLRDAQK